The genomic interval TTTCTCATTTAGGGCCGAGGGTCCAGGCTTGAGGGTAGAACCCTTGCCAGGGAccccaccctcttctacccagtatttccctgcctcttGTCTGTATCATTCCCACCTTCAGTCTTCTTACAGTGCTCCTAGTTGTAACACCTAATTGCAAGCCAGTTGTCCAGGGAGCCTGAGGAATGAAGTTTGCAGAGTTTCAGCCCCATACAATAAGGAGCATAGCATAGAAGGTTAGACATGGAGCTGAGCAACTGACAAGCCAATGACTCATGCAGCCTCCTCTTAGAAAAAAGTACTAAGCTGACTCTGTGCTCTTTATGAACCTGGGTTTGGCTGAGACTACTGTAATCTTGGGCTAAAGACTGTTGTACTAATAAGGCTAGTGTTTTAAATCCGAAAGGCCGGTGTGTTGGGGGACATTGGTGTATCTGGAAGAAATTTTTCTCCACCAGAAAGGAAGTCTCTGCTTTAAATTCTGTGCTTTAGAGATGGATTTATATGAGCATTGGCACGTTGACCCATTATGGTagagatgtttttttttttttaatttttaagagcaaAACCTTTCATGTATATCATGTTTTGTTTCTTATAGGAAATTGGCATTGGTATATTTGAAATCATTCCACGAAAAATGTAAATGTGAAAAACAACTTTATCGCTGGCTTACAGTGTTGGTTCAGCATGTGAAAGATTAAGGGGCTACTCAGATCTGGGGCAGTGTTGCTAAGTGGCAGGTCCTTATGTGATCTGGAGTCAGTCTGGACATTGTGGGTAAAGAGGGGTAAGACTTCGAACAGGATTTGAGTGAACTTCCACCCTCACtccaaagaagaagaggaaatgagTGGTTCACTTGTGGGGGTCctgagtggatggatgggaagGTTTGAGGGATTAGGTGAGGGTCAGTTAGCAAGCAAGGGAGAGTCATCTCTTTCCCCCTTTTTACCTCATGCCAGGTCCCAAGAAGAATCACCACCTTTGGCAGAAAAtgatggtaatttttattttattttatttatatttttttgagacaagatctcgctctgtcacccaggctggagtgcagtggcgtgatcacggtgCACTACAGcgtcaacctcttgggctcaagcgatcctcctacctcagcctcctgaatatctgggactataggtgtgcaccatcacatccagctaattttttaaaaacatttcttgtggacagggtctcactatgttgccaaggttggccttgaactcctgggctcaagcaatcctcctgcctcagtctcccaaaaggACACAACAGTTTTATGgtagagattattttttaaaacagattaccTTTGGAGAGCATTCTGCAGAAGCACTTCTCTTTTCCAAATTAAGGCAGGCTGGGCTTTCCACATCATTAGTGTGCTAAAGCTGGATAACATTTCTGTGGGTGTAATTGCAAGTACCAAGAATGTCATTCCATGGAATCAACATTGCAGCAGGGCCTGTCATCCCTCTGGTCCTTTCCTATTTGCTGGTCCGACGTTCTTGTCCCCACCCGGGATTTTCAGCTCTAGATGAGTGATTCACACTGCATTAGTAAAGTGAGGTTAATAATGTATGTTGCCTTCTGTTTTCACCAGTTTGTGTGGGAGTAATGAAAGAAGAGGCCATGCTCCTGCAGAAGGAGAGGGGCATATAAACACATCCCATAAAGTATGTCACTCTCAGCCTCCTCTGCTGTTTCAGATCCAGTCTCCATAGTCAGCAATCTGCCACCCTTTGCCAgcattcattttattccatttgtatTCCAAGTTGCAATTCCCTTTACAGTGCACATTAGTGCCAAAGATCTATTTAGCTGTTGTTTAAAGGAACGAATACGTTTGTCAGAATTCAGTAAACACAAAATAACCCAGAGGAATGAAAGTTTGAATCTGAAATTGTTAAATGTAAGAGCAGTGAACATGACTAGAAAACTAGTGAGCCAATTGCACATACGTTAGTCACATTTTTGTGGATATACCATAGGttaattgattttcatttctctatagACTCCAGTTCCAACTCTTGTTACAGTAGGCATTGCGATGGAGTTGGGGAGAGCTAAATAACTCAGTTTTTTTCTGAGCCACATCCAATACCTTTTAGAAATTGTTCAATATTGACACTTATGTTCTAGGCCATGATATCCCCAGTGAAGTAGTTTAGGTTGGTcatggttctttttttgttttgttttgttttgtttttgagacagagtctcactctgtcgcccaggagggAATGCGGTGGTGCAGTCTCgggtcactgaaacctctgcctcccaagttcaagcgattctccttctcagcatcgagtaactgggattataggcatgcaccaccacgcccagctaatttttgaatttttagtagaaacagggtttcaccatgttggccaggctggtcttgaactcctgacctcaggtgatccacccacctcagccccacaacgtgctgggattacaggtgtgagccaccatgcctggccaggttgGTCATGGTTCTAATTTCAGTGTTCTTCAGCACTCACCATCTGAAGCTCTAGGCTTAGGAGAGATGCTTGCAGGGCAAAATGacgtgtttttatttattttatttttttttactttttgagacagagtctcgctctgtcgcccaggctgaagtatagtgatgtgatcttggctcactgcaacctctgcctccccagttcatgcaattcttctgcctcagcctcccaagtagctgggattactactaccatgtgccaccatgcctggctaatttttgtatttttagtagagatggggtttcaccatgttggccaggctggtctcgaactcctgacctcaagtaatctgcctgcctcggcctcccaaagtgctgggattataggtgtgagccattgtgccctgcCAAAATGacctatttttaatattctccAGAGAAGTTTAGTTTGAAAGCATCTGACAATCTTACAGAAAACCTATATTAGCATGattgcacacatgcacatgcatgtgtggcTGTGTTTTGTGTGGATGTATCTCAGGGAAGTTACCAGGAAATGCTTTTATAGATAGCAAACATGGGAAATATTTCTGGAAGGCTAGGTCCCTTTAACTTTCCTCTCTATTAATAAGCATCTCCCACTATTAAAGGCAGCTGCACCCCTGCAGACTAAACATAATTCAGATGAATGCAGGAGaccttctcattttcatttttaaaatggcctGTTGCTTCTTCATGCATGTGTATGAATAGATTCTGCAGGCATTTTTGGCCACTATAGATTGTATGCAAGAGGGATCTCAGcctcttctccccttccttcccacaTGGAGATTCTCATATCAATATAGCTATGAGTGAGCCTGTAAGCCTGCATCTCCTAGTTGTTATGAATGACAGGCTCATTATACCTAGTGCAGGTTTGGAGTCCTGTTCCTATTAGCAACACAGCCTGAGTGGACCTACATAGTGGCCACAAGAGTCTAGACACAGCTGCCTTCAGCTCTTCCTCGTCTTTCTTGATGTAGACCAGCAGAGATGGGACTTGAGCCCTGTCCATTCTCTGAAGCACCTGAGGCAGGCTTTGTGTCTTTCTGCTTCCCAGCTCTGCATCTGGTATCTTTGCTGAGGTGCACCCATGCTGAGCTAGGTTAAGAATCTTCCATGTGCCACCTAGCAGGTAGCAGCAGACAGTGACTGGTGTTTGGGTCACTCACTCAAATCCCCTGTGCCTGATCTCCCCAGTTAATTCTGGACCCACTTTTGTTTTAATCATATCCTCTTTAATCTCTCATCTCACACCTTGAATCCCTGCTTCTGATTCCTGTGGACTGGACTCTAGTACTTTCTCTCCCAGGTAAATGGCCTTGATTCTCTGTTATGCCTTAGGCGGCAACTTTGTGTTCTAACTCAATTTCATAGGTTCTGGTTCCTATCATTGGCCTCTCAGCCAGCTTAGACCCTTTTTGAGCAGCAACTGTTGTACTTCAATGCAGTCAGTTGCCTTTCTTCTCACATTCTCTTTCATATCCTCATGTTTATCTATCTTAATGATTATTAAACTTTGCCAGCCATCCAACTCTATATGCCATTAGATTTCAGGTATATGGGTAAGTGTTCTTTTTTAAGCCTAAGGTCAAATATAGCAAATGCCAATAAACAAGGACAAGCCCATTTTTATGTTAGTACGTCATTGCCAAAGATTGAGAATAAAAGCCTGCTATCAAAACAGAGGCACTTTCTTCAGCAATTTCTCTGTGCTTAGTATATGTCCTGTGACATAATCTTATCTGATCTTTGTTTAAAAGCCTTTCTTGATTAATTGATTTCTCATTGATGTAGTGTTGGCACTGAAGGGTTTATCTTTATTTGTGGGAGTGTACACTggcattaaataattaatttttatgagcTCTGCCAGAAAATGttgataaagttttattttggcATAAATATATATTCGGTATTTTCTTTTCCGGTGGGTATTGGAAGATGAATTTTTTCCCGTttccttatatttatttaaaaaaaactcaaggGTCTACAAAATTGTCCATGTCAAGAATACTTCAGAAATTGTATATTACCTATTGTGTTATTGTCTTAGTTCTTCTTTCTCAGTTATTGAAATAAGTTCTCCCTGATTGGATCTCCACCTATGCAGCCAGGAAACAATCGCTTACCACATCCATCACTTCTGTCTGCACATCATCATGTTTCAGAGGTTTTTCAATTAATCCCGTGGATGCTAGGGTCACTCATAATTGTAATCCTGTTAGGCCTTCTTTATTTCTCCATGCGCTTGTTAATTCCTGTCCATCCTGCAGTGATCTGTAACATTGTGCTATTATCAGCTCTTTCGTCTTTAAAAGCCTCTTGTCTACCATTTTGACTAAGATTGATTAACTGCACTTTGCTGAAATCGAtcattttggattaaaaaaaatctatcctcTATATTTCTTCTGGCTACTTTTGCatggtttcacttttttttttttgcagttaatCAACCTGCTGACCTGGTTGCTTTCCTTTTTTGGCTTCctttctcttgctcttttctttttaaagaactatctttatctctttatttctCCTATTTTCTTGTAGGTAACACTTTCAGGAAGAAAAGCCCATTGCAAGAGGCAGTGGAATAAATTCTCCTTTAGAACTTGGCCAGACACGACTcctgtttcctttttcataaaatgAGAAACGATAGTCCCCCTCTTTGGTGGTCCTCTCCCTCAGTAGTTTCTGGGGTGAAAGCTTTGTGACTGACTGCCAGGCACTTTGCAGTGACACTGTAACATgcttcatatgtgtgtgtgtgtgtgtgtgtgtatgacacacacacacacacacacacacatatattttgagacagagtcttgctctgtcacccaggctggagtgcagtggctcaatcttcgcctcccgggttcaaatgattttcctgcctcagcttcccaggtagctgggattacaggcaatgtgccaccatgcccagctaatttttgtatttttagcagagacagggtttcaccatgttggccagactggtctcgaactcctgacctcaagtgatccacctgccttggcctcccaaagtgctgggattacaggcgtgagccaccgtgcccggccacatgcTTCTTATTCATAGCCTCAGACTCCTCTGTATTCTAATCTTACCAGGTAGACCCAAACTTAGCAACATTCTTTTGGAAATACTAATTAATATCTCGTTTTCTTCTCCTAGGTACTGACTTCAACATAGATAGCTTACCTCTGCCTCGGAAAGCCCATCATGACTGGGCTCTTTTTCATGAAGAGTCCCCGAAAAACAATTATAAGCTCTTTCATAAACCAGTGATCACCTTGTTCAACTACACTGCCACGTTCAGCAGGCATTCCCACTTGCCACTAACTACCCAATACTTGGAGAGCATTGAAGTCCTGAAGTCACTCCGATACCTAGTTCCTTTGCAGTCCAAAAACAAGCTTAGAAAAAGACTTGCTCCGCTGGTGTATGTACAGTCAGACTGTGACCCACCATCAGACAGGGACAGCTATGTTCGCGAGCTGATGACTTACATCGAGGTCGATTCCTATGGTGAATGTTTACGAAACAAAGACCTCCCTCAGCAGCTGAAAAATCCAGCCTCTATGGATGCCGATGCCTTTTATAGGATCATTGCACAGTATAAGTTTATCCTAGCTTTTGAGAATGCAGTTTGTGATGACTACATCACTGAGAAGTTCTGGAGGCCACTGAAACTGGGGGTAGTCCCTGTATATTACGGATCCCCCAGCATCACAGACTGGCTTCCAAGTAACAAAAGTGCTATTCTTGTATCAGAATTTTCTCACCCCAGGGAACTGGCAAGTTACATCAGACGACTGGATTCTGATGACAGATTGTATGAGGCCTATGTAGAATGGAAGCTGAAGGGTGAGATCTCTAACCAGCGACTTCTGACAGCTCTCAGGGAACGGAAATGGGGAGTGCAAGACGTCAACCAGGACAATTACATCGATGCATTTGAGTGTATGGTGTGCAACAAGGTGTGGGCTAATATCAGGCTTCAGGAAAAGGTAAGCAAATCAAAGGTGGGCATAGAGCCAGCAGGCTGGCCGTCTTGATGTTCTCTGCTCTCCTGCATTTCCTTCTGTTGTTGCCACCTCATCAGTGTTCTTCATTCCTATCAGAGAGACCGGGCTTTGCAGGAAGGTTGAATATTCCATTACTACCTTTTGGGACTGTCGTGAAGTTTACAAGCCCTGGACAGGCCTTCATTCCTGAAAGCCTTCATTCTCCTTTATTGTTTCTTCTGGAGGATCCTATGCTGCAGGTGCTGGGCAGTGACACAGAAAGCTGCAGAAAAGGGAAAGAGTCCCtaacataaaaaattaagagttcttgccaggcatggtggctcacgcctgtaattggagcactttgggaggttgaggtgggtggatcacttgagcccaggggttcgagaccagcctgggcaacatggcaaaaccccatctctactaaaaatataaaaattagccgggcatggtgacacgcacttgtaatcccagctactcgagaggctgaggtgggagaattgctggaatccaggatgcagaggttgcagtgagccgagatgccacaatactacagcctgggcgacagagcgagactctgtctcaaaaaaaaaaaaaaaaaaaaaaaagagttctgctTATCCACACAGTCAATCCTTTAGCCTCTCCATCAATGCCGTGGCGAAGGAGTATGATAATTTCTGCCAGGCCTCTCACACTGACACTCCACAGCCTccactttcaaactcattttcattttgcttgcTGCTCTAATAtttactctttctctttctggcaAACATGTGCTTATTAATATAGAGAGAAACTACTGAAATAATGATGGGGATAATCCTTATAAAAACTTTCTTAAATTGTTATGAACTTCTTAGTAATGTCTTCAAATTTCTAGATTGTGCTTGGTGTTTATTTGCTTACTTTATTTGTTTATAATGGGAATGAACCTACTTTATGTGTAACTTAATTTGTTCAAAGGAAatttgttgaaagaaaaagattACTTTCAACTTCTCCTGAAATTTTTACACAGTGAGGTGGCCCACACATAGCACTTGCCTATCACCCATCATTGCTGTGCCAGACTCTCATAGATGTGTAAGGTTTTatctgaatattttcttcttcttcttcttctttttttttttttgagaccgagtctcactctgttgcccaggctggagtgcagtggcaccatctcagctcactgcaacctccacctcccaggttcaagcaattcttgtgcctcagcatcctgagtagctgggactacaggcataagtcaccacacctgactaatttttgtatttttagtagagacggggtttcaccatgttgaccaggctggtctcaaactcctgacctcaggtgatctgcctgtctcagcctcccaaagtgctgggattacaggtgtgagccaccacgtctggccttaTCTAAATTTTCCGAAGGCCAACaacttttcttaaatatttacatgtttactttggttattatatgaattttaggtcAAACATAAACCTAAACAGTGTGTGAAATTATCTTTGGGTATTGTATGTATACCATATGGGACTCTCAGATACTAACTATGTATATGGtagacaaatttaaaatatttgaaatatattttttaggattttaagaattatgaaaatttaaattcttGTTTTGTATAACTGTTCAACtcataaaatcatttattttatgctGACTGTGTTGGTCCACAACATGAACACTAAATATTACATCATTCTTCTCAGAGAATGCATCCTGATTTCTGACGGCTTCCTGTATGATCTAATTTATAGGGCCAtaagcaaaaaattaaatacacacacacacacacacacacacacacacacacacacactcatctgAAAACATGAGAGAGTAGAGACCACATTAATTGCCCATGCTATACCAATTATTTATTCTCAAAATATATCAAGGTAGAAAACAGAATTTCTGAGGGTGATGATTTGCTTGGGCTAGGTTTCAAGACCATTTGAAGTCTTCAAGATTATATTCACAGAAAACTGAAATATGCAAACCCTAACTGCTTCTGTACCTCACAAAAAccctattgagataattattgcGAACTGGAAGAGAGGGTATGCTGGCGTTggtaaatagcttttttttttgagaccgaatctccctctgtctctctggctggagtgcagtggcgtgatctcggctcactgcaaggtccgcctcccgcgttcacgccattctcctgcttcagcctcccgagtagctgggactacaggcacccgccaccacgcccggctaattttttgtatttttagtggagacggggtttcatcgtgttagccaggatggttttaatctcccaacctcgtgatcctcccgcctcggcctcacaaagtgctgggattacaggcgtgagccacagcgcccagcggGTAAATAGCTTTAGAAAAGATGTAGGAGATCACTCCTGCAGTTCTAACAGAAACAGCTAACTGAATGTGGCATTTCAGAATGCCCAAAGGTACTATGATTGGATGTCCTTCTCTTTGGACTCATTGAGGAAAATGAGAGTAGGCTTTTCTCCAGCCTGCTCTGATTCCTCCCAGAGAGGTGGTCAGCGAAGATGATTAGGAGGCTTTGCTTGCATTTTAATGAAGTGGTTCCAATTCCAAAATGCTAATGTGCTTATTATTGAAAAGCAGAATAAAACATTCTATGAAAGTAAATGAAAAGGTATTAgaccacttttttttgtttgtttttgagatggagccttgctctgttgtccaggctggagtgtagtggcgtgatctcggctcactgcaacctctgcctcctaggctcaagcaattctcgtgcctcagcctcccgagcagctgggattacaggcgcatgccaccacacctggctaatttttgtatttttagtagagacagagtttccgccatgttgaccaggctgatctcgaactcctgacctctggtgatccactggccttggcctcccaaagctctgggattacaggcatcagccactgcgcccagccaccagTTTTCATTTGCACTTATTTTACGGGATTCGTTCCATATGGCACAACATAAAGTAAGCTACTTAagtatgtttcattttttattttcctctttcagccaaagtgattctcctgcctcagcctcctaagaagctgggattacaggcacctgccaccatgcccagctaatttttttgtatttttagtacagatggggtttcaccacgttggccaggctgatctcgaactcctgacctcaagtaatccacctgccttggcctcccgaagtgccgggattacaggtgtgagccactgcgccctgccttcCTTCACTCTTGGCCAGTGATTTGACTATTCTTGGCTGCTTGCCTGATAGGGTGACCCAGACCCTCTTCCCTTAGGAGCCTGTGGTTGCCTTGCCCCTCTGAGACTGATCATGGCAGTTACACTTTCCCCCGTTCATCATGGCCCCGTCCTCGACAGACCCTGTTTGCTTCCACTGTGTAGTGGGAATGTCATCTCCTCATGAGTCCATTACCATGACCAGTacaataatttcttcattttcctgcTTGCACAATGAATTCAAAGTGACCGGGTGGCAGTTACAGTTCTGTAGATTCAAGTTCAGTGGGAACCTTCCTGTGCCCCTAATGGAAAAGaatgccccttcccccaccacgCGGGAACCAGCAACCTGGAAAGCTTAGGGTTGCAGGGATGAGAACCACAAAATAAGCAAGCGGGTCACTGGGAATGAGGGTGAGATTAGTCAGTTCTACTTTAATGGGTTGGTTCCTGTATCTAGTCGAGGTATTTGGAGCACAGTCCCTTGTATGGACTACTGGTGTCTTAAACCCAGAGAGTATTGTCCTTGAGCTGAGCTATTTATAGGCTATTCCATAGTTCTTTGAGGCTGGCTTCTTCTGAGTGATGGAGTACCTGGTAAAACCAGTGACTCCTGTGCCCAATGTCACATTGTTGTCACAGTGTCATGTGTCTATTTTGGTACCTCTCACCATGCAATGGGTCCCTGAGTCTGAGTTAGTGTTGTACAAAATACCATGTTGCTGAAgaaggtattctttttttttttttagacagattctcactttgtcacccaggctggagtgcggtggcacaaacttggcttactgcaacctctgcctcccgggttcaaatgattctcctgccttagcctcctgagtagttaggattacaggtgctctccaccatgtctggctaatttttcatatttttagtagagacggggtttcaccatgttggtcaggctggtcttgaacaccggacctcaggtggtccacccacatcggcctcccatagtgctgggattacaggtgtgagccaccacgcccggcctgaagaAGGCGTTCTGTAACCCCTGAGTGATAGAGTAGGCAGAGGTATGGGGGACAGGGAAGTTCCCCATGAGTATATCTAAGGTAGGTGTCAATTTCAGCAAGGACTAATTGCTATTCCTTCTCGAGTAAAAGGATTTTAGCCTGTCACTGGGAGACTAGAGACTAGATATTCTCCTCAAGGAATTGTGCCTTATCAGAAGCTTTAGTGTTGATCATTGTTGCTGGTAGATCAGCTCTTCAACAGTGGCAGTGATGAATTCTGCCTTTGAGTGAGAGCCAAAGCTCTTCTGTTCATGCATAGCCTCCATCATTCCTACAATGTCCTGTTCATGGGTCAGTGGAACCAGTATTGGGGTAACAAAGGGACAGGCTGGCTGAAATCCAATAACTCATAATACCTACCTGCTTGTTGTGAGCTTTCTCTCAGTGGCTGCTTATTGGTGTGCATCAATATCAGATACTGATTGGAGCCGTGTTGATCCTGTGTGGATACCAGTTTCAGCAAGGCAGCTGCAGTTGGAACTACTGTCAGGTTAAGTTCCTGGTAGTCCCCTACCATCTGCCatgatttatctgttttttttttttttcaggggtcAGAATGGTGAATtaaatggtggtggtggggattaTAATGGGGAAAACTCCTTGGTCTTATGGGGCATTGATCTCTACAGTTTTTCCAAGACGATGGTGTTGCTTCAGACTTACTATCCTGTCTGAGGGGGcagttgttttttgagacagagtctcactctgtcacccaggctggagtgcagtggtgcaatttcggctcactgcaacctctgcctctcggattcaagcaattcgcctgcctcagcctcctgagtagctg from Gorilla gorilla gorilla isolate KB3781 chromosome 7, NHGRI_mGorGor1-v2.1_pri, whole genome shotgun sequence carries:
- the FUT10 gene encoding alpha-(1,3)-fucosyltransferase 10, which codes for MVRIQRRKLLASCLCVTATVFLLVTLQVMVELGKFERKEFKSSSLQDGHTKMEEAPTHLNSFLKKEGLTFNRKRKWELDSYPIMLWWSPLTGETGRLGQCGADACFFTINRTYLHHHMTKAFLFYGTDFNIDSLPLPRKAHHDWALFHEESPKNNYKLFHKPVITLFNYTATFSRHSHLPLTTQYLESIEVLKSLRYLVPLQSKNKLRKRLAPLVYVQSDCDPPSDRDSYVRELMTYIEVDSYGECLRNKDLPQQLKNPASMDADAFYRIIAQYKFILAFENAVCDDYITEKFWRPLKLGVVPVYYGSPSITDWLPSNKSAILVSEFSHPRELASYIRRLDSDDRLYEAYVEWKLKGEISNQRLLTALRERKWGVQDVNQDNYIDAFECMVCNKVWANIRLQEKGLPPKRWEAEDNHLSCPEPTVFAFSPLRTPPLSSLREMWISSFEQSKKEAQALRWLVDRNQNFSSQEFWGLVFKH